Proteins encoded together in one Bradyrhizobium sp. CB82 window:
- a CDS encoding GNAT family N-acetyltransferase codes for MAFLSVEQLDGRVTSASGIAIDFVRDWKQAALRLRAGHRTAFQHDDWLAAWYDAFRDATPLIAAISDAATGSDIALVPMISRSKGGVRIVEFADLGVSDNNAPILARDAACDAAGARAIGDALVNGLRALPDRFDLLRLQKMPAYVGGKPNPLVSLGRVGSCSLNGNLVLTSDDYSDYRTSIKRMQLPRCWRVFSRHAGARFEIATEVDHALMLLDAMDIQQQQRMKQLGVKFVLSDQSHAKFYRDVVRQGVAEGYAIVSALVCEEGIIATSLGLRYGATYYLLRTSNAGRPWSACSPSLLVTERTMERLHQVGVRRFDLSIGNHDYKRRFGAVPLPLTDVSVALSWRGVPYVLRDHAAQGVRRHPRVAALANRAMGKAAR; via the coding sequence ATGGCGTTCCTCAGCGTCGAGCAACTAGACGGTCGGGTGACCAGCGCGTCAGGAATCGCGATCGATTTCGTGCGCGACTGGAAGCAGGCCGCATTGCGCCTGCGCGCGGGGCATCGCACGGCATTCCAGCATGATGACTGGCTCGCGGCCTGGTACGACGCATTCCGCGACGCTACACCGCTGATTGCTGCGATCTCGGATGCCGCGACCGGCAGCGACATCGCGCTGGTGCCGATGATCAGCCGCAGCAAAGGCGGGGTGCGCATCGTCGAGTTCGCCGATCTCGGCGTGTCCGACAACAACGCGCCGATCCTGGCGCGCGACGCCGCATGCGATGCGGCCGGCGCGCGCGCCATCGGCGATGCGCTGGTCAATGGCTTGCGCGCGTTGCCGGATCGCTTCGATCTGTTGCGCCTGCAGAAGATGCCGGCCTATGTGGGCGGCAAGCCGAACCCGCTGGTGTCGCTCGGCCGCGTCGGATCCTGCTCGCTCAACGGCAATCTGGTGCTCACGAGCGACGATTATTCGGACTACCGCACCTCGATCAAGCGCATGCAACTGCCGCGCTGCTGGCGCGTCTTCAGCCGTCACGCCGGCGCGCGTTTCGAGATCGCGACCGAGGTCGACCATGCGCTGATGTTGCTCGATGCGATGGACATCCAGCAGCAGCAACGCATGAAGCAGCTCGGGGTCAAGTTCGTCCTCAGCGACCAGAGCCACGCAAAATTCTATCGTGACGTGGTCCGGCAGGGCGTTGCCGAAGGCTATGCGATCGTCTCTGCGCTGGTGTGCGAGGAGGGAATCATTGCGACCTCGCTGGGCCTGAGATATGGCGCGACCTATTATCTGCTGCGCACCAGCAACGCCGGCAGGCCGTGGTCGGCCTGCTCGCCGAGCCTGCTCGTGACCGAGCGAACCATGGAAAGGCTGCATCAAGTCGGCGTGCGCCGTTTCGATCTCAGCATCGGCAATCACGACTACAAGCGCCGGTTCGGCGCCGTGCCGCTGCCGCTGACCGACGTCAGCGTCGCGCTGTCCTGGCGCGGCGTGCCCTATGTGTTGCGCGATCATGCAGCGCAGGGCGTGCGCCGCCATCCGCGGGTCGCCGCCCTTGCAAACCGCGCGATGGGCAAGGCTGCGCGCTAA
- a CDS encoding class I SAM-dependent methyltransferase encodes MNKQATIDFATAIRTDASIITAPAHTQALLDLVSGEARDSLLAVHDVLRRELPPGELAIYEAGGGSSSFLPLEILNRGHVTVVDIDEDQIRNNDYAQEAILGDVQTYRFEPESVDLVICYNVIEHLPDAEAALKNFCEALRRGGMILIGAPNPRSLSGVVTKYSPHWFHVWFYRHVRGIKNAGEPGEPPFPTFFHPLVTLPNLEAFAAALGLETIYRREVESPRYAEMRKRKPLFAALVDASAAVLNFLLPRGTDVRRGDYHVILRKR; translated from the coding sequence ATGAATAAACAAGCCACGATCGATTTCGCGACTGCGATCCGCACTGATGCGAGCATCATCACTGCGCCGGCACACACCCAGGCACTGCTCGACCTCGTCTCGGGCGAGGCGCGCGACAGCCTGCTCGCCGTTCACGACGTCCTGCGCCGCGAGCTGCCACCGGGCGAGCTCGCGATCTACGAGGCCGGCGGCGGCTCCAGCAGCTTCCTGCCGCTGGAAATCCTCAACCGCGGCCACGTCACCGTCGTCGACATCGACGAAGACCAGATCCGCAACAACGACTACGCCCAGGAAGCGATCCTCGGCGACGTTCAAACCTACCGCTTCGAGCCGGAGAGCGTCGATCTTGTCATCTGCTACAACGTGATCGAGCATCTGCCTGACGCCGAGGCCGCGCTGAAGAATTTTTGCGAGGCGTTGAGGCGCGGCGGAATGATCCTGATCGGCGCGCCCAATCCACGCTCGCTGTCCGGCGTCGTCACCAAATATTCGCCGCACTGGTTCCACGTCTGGTTCTACCGCCACGTTCGCGGCATCAAGAATGCGGGCGAGCCCGGCGAGCCGCCGTTCCCGACCTTCTTCCATCCCCTGGTGACGCTGCCCAATCTCGAGGCGTTTGCCGCCGCGCTCGGGCTCGAGACGATCTACCGCCGCGAGGTCGAAAGCCCGCGCTATGCCGAAATGCGCAAGCGCAAGCCGCTGTTCGCGGCTCTCGTCGATGCCAGCGCAGCGGTGCTGAATTTCCTGCTTCCGCGCGGCACCGACGTGCGACGCGGCGACTATCACGTCATCCTGCGAAAACGCTGA
- a CDS encoding O-antigen ligase has product MDRSAADMIGVGARPLGQGLRAFVTGLDVLEAARCVVAIAALLLVLVTLEPFPDLRNPDIATAASGRMALSYIAFAGLAAAALLLTFAQDAPSLKTLVTPLHLCFIGWMLINIVFSESRGVSAQRFVLTASASALAILLPLLPPTQKSFNRCLALAALVLLALCYLGVVLAPQFSIHTAADIAEPQLAGDWRGNFGHKNVASSVMSCLVYLGIYLTAMGSLVMGPVIAALAGIFLIFTGGKTSSVLCLVVYALASLVYLTRSLWLKRLICLAPLIVMNLLTVGSVASPTLAAITRALPVDPTFTGRSDIWEFALAAVAEKPILGHGYAAFWDDVTERQTAKGAEWAVTAAHSHNSYLDLAVTIGLPGLLLVILIFVFSPLNNFQAAQRGSRSGALAKLFLTIWLFGLYYGTTETFLLDRQNPTWFLFVLAVAGLHFLARFQCVDKPRS; this is encoded by the coding sequence ATGGATCGCAGTGCTGCTGACATGATTGGCGTGGGAGCCCGGCCGCTCGGTCAGGGGCTGCGCGCATTCGTCACTGGGCTCGATGTCCTCGAAGCCGCGCGCTGCGTCGTTGCCATCGCAGCGCTGCTCCTGGTGCTGGTGACGCTGGAACCGTTCCCTGACCTGCGCAATCCCGACATCGCCACCGCCGCCTCGGGCCGGATGGCGCTCTCCTATATCGCCTTTGCGGGGCTTGCCGCTGCTGCACTGCTGCTGACGTTCGCGCAGGACGCCCCGTCGCTCAAGACCCTCGTGACGCCGTTGCATCTCTGTTTCATCGGCTGGATGCTGATCAATATCGTTTTCTCGGAGAGCCGCGGCGTGTCCGCACAGCGTTTCGTGCTGACGGCGAGCGCGTCCGCGCTCGCCATCCTGCTGCCGCTGCTGCCGCCGACGCAGAAGAGCTTCAATCGATGCCTCGCCCTCGCCGCCCTCGTGCTGCTCGCCTTGTGCTATCTCGGCGTCGTGCTTGCGCCGCAATTTTCAATCCACACCGCAGCCGATATCGCCGAGCCGCAGCTTGCCGGCGACTGGCGTGGCAATTTTGGGCACAAGAACGTCGCTTCGTCGGTGATGAGCTGCCTAGTCTATCTCGGCATCTATCTCACCGCCATGGGCTCGTTAGTAATGGGGCCTGTGATCGCGGCGCTTGCCGGCATTTTCCTGATCTTCACCGGCGGCAAGACCTCGTCGGTGCTGTGTCTCGTCGTCTACGCGCTGGCGTCGCTCGTTTACCTTACCCGCAGTCTCTGGCTGAAGCGGCTGATCTGCCTTGCACCGCTGATCGTGATGAACCTGCTCACCGTCGGCAGCGTGGCAAGTCCCACTCTCGCGGCGATCACCCGGGCGCTCCCGGTCGATCCAACCTTCACCGGCCGCAGCGACATCTGGGAGTTTGCGCTCGCTGCCGTCGCGGAGAAGCCGATCCTCGGCCATGGCTACGCGGCGTTCTGGGATGACGTCACCGAGCGGCAGACTGCAAAAGGTGCCGAATGGGCGGTGACCGCGGCGCATAGCCACAACAGCTACCTCGATCTCGCCGTCACCATCGGCCTGCCCGGCCTTTTGCTCGTCATCCTGATCTTCGTCTTCAGCCCGCTCAACAATTTCCAGGCGGCGCAGCGCGGCAGTCGCAGCGGGGCTCTTGCAAAGCTCTTTCTGACGATCTGGCTGTTCGGTCTGTATTACGGAACGACCGAGACATTCCTGCTCGACCGGCAGAATCCGACCTGGTTCTTGTTCGTACTCGCGGTCGCCGGCCTGCATTTTCTCGCCAGGTTCCAGTGCGTGGATAAACCGAGGTCCTGA
- a CDS encoding glycosyltransferase family 2 protein, which yields MNLIPTDLSTSCITDAVRDPNREIAASSRVLDLSLGIVVCIPCFRRPQHLRLTLESLAGQRTARSFAVVMVENDAARRESAPIAAEFLATGKLQGICLVEKRQGNCQAINAAFETAHALFPLANRFLMIDDDEIASPDWLELMIRSAEATGADVVGGPVLPIFDDDSKPWLARHPAFCPAYDYTGAVPLIYGCGNCLITRSVFDRLGSPAFDLRFNFLGGGDCDFFVRCRNAGMAFHWTAEAVITETVPQSRTSLGWIAKRGLRIGAINYRVQFKAAKTATARTRVFAAMLGRLPLSLVRAARLSFTTKAVVAMHPVMVAFGSALAAFGIEQRPYEASKIVC from the coding sequence ATGAACTTGATCCCGACCGACCTCTCCACGAGTTGCATCACCGATGCCGTGCGCGATCCCAACCGGGAGATCGCCGCTAGCTCGCGCGTGCTCGACCTGTCCCTCGGCATCGTCGTGTGCATTCCCTGCTTTCGCCGGCCTCAGCATTTGCGGCTGACGCTTGAGTCGCTGGCGGGCCAGCGCACCGCGCGCTCCTTCGCCGTGGTCATGGTGGAGAACGACGCTGCGCGGCGCGAGAGCGCGCCGATCGCAGCCGAATTCCTGGCTACCGGAAAACTTCAGGGCATCTGCCTGGTCGAAAAGCGGCAGGGCAATTGTCAGGCGATCAACGCCGCGTTCGAAACCGCGCATGCGTTGTTTCCGCTAGCCAACCGTTTCCTGATGATCGACGACGATGAGATCGCCTCGCCCGACTGGCTCGAGCTGATGATTCGTAGCGCGGAAGCGACCGGCGCCGATGTCGTCGGCGGTCCGGTGCTGCCGATTTTCGACGACGACAGCAAGCCCTGGCTCGCGCGCCATCCCGCCTTCTGCCCGGCCTACGACTACACCGGCGCGGTGCCGCTGATCTATGGCTGTGGCAACTGCCTGATCACGCGTTCGGTGTTCGACCGGCTCGGCAGTCCGGCTTTCGATCTCCGTTTCAATTTTCTCGGTGGTGGCGACTGCGATTTCTTCGTGCGATGCCGGAATGCCGGCATGGCGTTCCACTGGACCGCGGAAGCCGTGATCACCGAGACGGTGCCGCAAAGCCGCACGAGCCTGGGGTGGATCGCAAAACGTGGCCTGCGCATCGGAGCGATCAATTATCGGGTGCAGTTCAAGGCCGCAAAGACCGCGACGGCACGGACGCGTGTGTTTGCGGCGATGCTGGGAAGACTGCCGCTGTCGCTGGTCCGCGCGGCGCGCTTGTCGTTCACGACCAAAGCCGTCGTGGCGATGCATCCCGTGATGGTCGCGTTCGGCAGCGCGCTCGCAGCGTTTGGCATCGAGCAGCGGCCGTATGAGGCCTCGAAGATCGTCTGCTGA
- a CDS encoding glycosyltransferase, which translates to MARSASFVSIIIPAKNAVAYIRETIDSALAQSADVGEVIVIDDGSSDDTAAIVRSIGDSRVHLITNERAGVSAARNLGAQTARGTWLLFLDADDRLRSGAVATLVAAAKAAPDAALVYGDYDLIDGDGRPIGRRGLLQGRKKPSGNVLARLARGNFIVNGGIMLVRTVAFRAAGGFDERLSLCEDWHCWCRLAATGEFQFVPVLLLDYRVHTANTMNAAARSPRDFFPAVERVFADELILGKLAPESRPGLRRAAEIHLITYAATQAVRFGHYGDALRYMRMVGQRSLAALPRSFAKLVLARLGI; encoded by the coding sequence ATTGCGCGTTCGGCGAGCTTCGTCTCCATCATCATTCCCGCCAAGAACGCCGTTGCCTATATCCGCGAGACGATCGACAGCGCGCTCGCTCAAAGCGCGGATGTCGGGGAAGTCATCGTCATCGACGACGGCTCGAGCGACGATACCGCGGCGATCGTCCGATCCATCGGTGACAGCCGGGTGCACCTGATCACGAACGAGCGGGCAGGCGTCTCGGCCGCGCGAAATCTCGGCGCGCAGACGGCGCGCGGCACGTGGCTGTTGTTCCTCGACGCCGACGATCGTCTGCGCTCCGGCGCGGTGGCTACGCTGGTCGCGGCCGCGAAGGCCGCGCCCGACGCCGCTCTCGTTTATGGCGACTACGATCTGATTGACGGTGACGGACGGCCCATCGGCCGGCGCGGCCTCCTGCAAGGGCGCAAGAAGCCGTCAGGAAATGTGCTCGCGCGGCTCGCTCGCGGTAACTTCATCGTCAACGGCGGCATCATGCTGGTGCGCACCGTTGCGTTCCGGGCGGCGGGCGGTTTCGACGAGCGGCTCAGCTTGTGCGAGGACTGGCATTGCTGGTGCCGCCTGGCCGCGACCGGCGAATTCCAGTTCGTGCCCGTGCTGCTCCTCGACTATCGCGTCCACACCGCGAATACCATGAATGCAGCCGCGCGCTCGCCGCGCGATTTCTTTCCGGCGGTGGAGCGCGTCTTTGCCGACGAGTTGATCCTCGGCAAGCTCGCGCCGGAGAGCCGGCCGGGCTTGCGGCGGGCGGCCGAAATCCATCTCATCACCTATGCGGCGACCCAGGCGGTCCGCTTCGGCCATTATGGCGATGCCCTCCGCTATATGCGCATGGTCGGGCAACGGTCGCTCGCCGCGCTGCCGCGATCCTTCGCAAAGCTCGTTCTCGCCCGGCTTGGCATCTAG